The genomic DNA CTTGGCCCGCTCGGCCGCCGGCAGGTCGTCCACCCAGGCGAAGCCGGCGGGCGTGCCACCGCCTGTGGCCTCCGCCGGCCCGCCGAGGGCGGCGCGCAGCCCCGCCTCCTGCGACCGCGCGCGGGCGTCGGCATCGTCGGGAAGGGACTGGCTGGATTCCAGCCCATCGACCCACGCCGCGCCGGTGTCGAGCAACTCCAGCAAACGGTCGGCCAGATCCCCGGTCATGGCGGCGCGCCCGTCGCGCACGGCCATCAGCGCGTCTTCGCCGGCATGGACCATGCGGGTGAAGGGCGCCATGTCGAACAGGGCGGTAGCCCCCTTCAGCGTGTGCAGCGCGCGGAACAGGTCGTTGACCGCGGCCTTGTCGATCGGGTCGCGCTCCAGCCGCAGCAGGGCGGCGCCCGCCGCCTCCAGCAGCTCCCGCGATTCCAGGACGAACTGCTCGAACAGCGCGCTCATGAGCGTGCCTCCCGGCCGGTCAGCAGGCGGGCGGCGGCGGTGAGGTCGGCGGGGCGCACCGGCTTCACGAAATACCAGTTGGCCCCGGCGAGCAGCGCCTTCTCGCGGTCGCTGTCCTTGGATTCGGTGCTGATCATGATCGCCGGCACATCGCGCAGGGTCTGCTCCTGCCGCAGGCGACGCAGCATGGTGTAGCCGTCCATCTTCTGCATGTTGATGTCGACGATCAACAGGTCCGGCGTGGACGCCAGGGCATGCTCCAGCCCGTCGATCCCGTTCACCGCCTCGTCGACCCGAAAGCCATCGGCCTCCAGAACCTGCCGGGTGTAGGCCCGGACGGTCACGGCGTCGTCCACCACGAGGACGCGGGGTTGGGGATTGGATGGGTCGGTCACCGCACGGCCTCCTTAACTCTGGGGCTTCTGATAGAGGATGGCGTCGGGGAACCGGCGCGGCACGAAGAGCGAGGACATCCGGCTCATGCTCTCCGAATGGCCGAGGCAGATGAAGCCGTTGGGCGACAGCGCGTCGTAGAACATCGATGCCGCCTCGCGCCGCCCCAGATCGTCGAAGTAGATCAGCAGATTGCGGCAGAAGATGACGTCCATGCCACGGAAATTCTCCATCTGCTGCGGGTCGGCGATGTTCACCAGTGAAAAATCGATGGAGTCCCGCAGCTCCTCCATGATCTGCCAGCTCTGGTCGTCCAGCCGGGTGAAGTATTTGGCGACGAGGTCGCGCGGCATCGCCTGGAGCGACCGCTGCTCGTAAATTCCTTCGCGCGCGCGGGCCAGCACTTGGCTGTCGATGTCGGAGGCGTAGAGTTCGATCTCGAACTCGTCCACCCGGCTCCACCGCTCCAGCAGCGTGATGGCGATGGAATAGGGTTCCTCCCCGGTGGCGCAGCCGGCGGACCAGATGCGCACCCGGCTGCCCGGCGGGCGCCCGCGCACCACCTCATCCAGGGCGGCGTTCACCAGGCAGTCGAGCTGATACAGTTCGCGGAAGAAATAGGTCTCGTTCACCGTCATGCGGTTGACGAGAAGCTGCAGCTCCTCCCCCGACGCCTGGAAGCGCAGCAGGTTCAGATACTGGCGGACATGCTCGACGCCGACCGCCGCCATCCGCTCCGACACGCGGCGGTCGACGAAGTAGCGCTTGGCCTCGGTGAAGGACAGGCCGGTGCGTTCCCGCAAGAACCGGCAGAAGGCGTCATAATCCGCGGCGCTCAGGCCGGCGGTGTCTCCCTTGTCCGAAGGCCCCTTATCCGAAGGCAGGCTCATTCAGGCTCCGGAAAACAGGCGGCGGGCCGCGTCGACGGAAAAGGCGACGAAAGGGTCGTCCGGGAAACGTCCGGACAGCCGCTCGACGACCGGCAGAGCCGCGGGGTCGCCGCCCTCCATCAGCGCCTCCACCGCGGACAGGCAGACGTTGACGTGCGGGTCGCGGTCGATCACCCCGGCCAGCAGGTCCAGCCGGTCCGGATGGGGCAGCTTCCCGATGAGCTGGGCCGCGAAGATGCGCAGGTCCGAATCCGCCGCGGTCAGCAGCGGGGCGACCTCCGGCATCGCCACGGCGGCGGGCATCTGTTGGAGGCTCTCGAT from Azospirillum brasilense includes the following:
- a CDS encoding CheR family methyltransferase, translated to MSLPSDKGPSDKGDTAGLSAADYDAFCRFLRERTGLSFTEAKRYFVDRRVSERMAAVGVEHVRQYLNLLRFQASGEELQLLVNRMTVNETYFFRELYQLDCLVNAALDEVVRGRPPGSRVRIWSAGCATGEEPYSIAITLLERWSRVDEFEIELYASDIDSQVLARAREGIYEQRSLQAMPRDLVAKYFTRLDDQSWQIMEELRDSIDFSLVNIADPQQMENFRGMDVIFCRNLLIYFDDLGRREAASMFYDALSPNGFICLGHSESMSRMSSLFVPRRFPDAILYQKPQS
- a CDS encoding response regulator encodes the protein MTDPSNPQPRVLVVDDAVTVRAYTRQVLEADGFRVDEAVNGIDGLEHALASTPDLLIVDINMQKMDGYTMLRRLRQEQTLRDVPAIMISTESKDSDREKALLAGANWYFVKPVRPADLTAAARLLTGREARS
- a CDS encoding HEAT repeat domain-containing protein, with the protein product MALVKARKIDGAKPAGAAEGGDPLAWLEDADPARRRQAAHALGDRPDAVPALSARLTREEDPSVRETLLTALVRIGTAAAAAALVPHLASEDVGLRNGVIESLQQMPAAVAMPEVAPLLTAADSDLRIFAAQLIGKLPHPDRLDLLAGVIDRDPHVNVCLSAVEALMEGGDPAALPVVERLSGRFPDDPFVAFSVDAARRLFSGA